A section of the Rummeliibacillus pycnus genome encodes:
- a CDS encoding inorganic phosphate transporter, whose product MVLTGIYWLLAIVIVIALIFTLTNGLHDASSVVATMIACKAASPVQAVLIVAVFGSLGVLFSGNQVADTVSAIVKLSPGIHLIHILIASILGAVVWNLITWKIGIPSSSTHALIGGLVGAAWIANGSNSILWGVSELFSGNHQLVGIMKVIVSLILSPVLGFVIAYVIQKISALLLRNAKFSINGTINKLQWIVAAALAFSHGSNDSQKITGLISLALISAGIMHSHAVPPLIKIAVGLVMFIGTALGGWKIMKTIGNKIYDLRPIHSLNSMLSSGTSILLATFTGAPVSTTHVVVGGIMGVGSADEYRMVNWNIGKEIVTAWFITIPCSAIAAAIVYFLMNGRIF is encoded by the coding sequence ATGGTGTTAACAGGAATCTATTGGTTGTTGGCGATTGTGATAGTGATTGCATTGATTTTTACGCTGACAAATGGGTTACATGATGCGAGTTCAGTTGTTGCTACGATGATTGCTTGTAAAGCTGCTAGCCCAGTCCAGGCGGTACTAATTGTTGCAGTATTTGGATCGCTAGGAGTTCTTTTTAGTGGAAATCAAGTTGCTGATACGGTATCAGCAATCGTTAAACTCTCTCCGGGGATTCATCTAATACATATCTTAATCGCATCCATTTTAGGTGCGGTGGTTTGGAATCTTATTACTTGGAAAATTGGGATTCCATCCAGTTCCACTCATGCTCTTATTGGAGGTCTTGTTGGAGCTGCATGGATCGCAAATGGGTCTAACAGCATTTTATGGGGAGTTTCAGAGCTCTTTTCAGGTAATCACCAGTTAGTAGGAATTATGAAAGTGATTGTATCATTGATTCTTTCACCAGTGCTGGGTTTCGTTATTGCATATGTCATTCAAAAAATATCTGCTCTGCTGTTAAGAAATGCTAAATTTAGTATTAACGGTACGATCAACAAGTTGCAGTGGATCGTGGCAGCTGCACTAGCATTTAGCCACGGATCCAATGATTCTCAGAAAATAACTGGATTGATTTCACTTGCCCTAATATCTGCCGGAATCATGCATTCTCATGCTGTTCCCCCACTTATTAAAATCGCAGTGGGCTTGGTTATGTTCATCGGTACTGCTTTAGGTGGATGGAAAATTATGAAGACGATTGGAAACAAGATATATGATCTCAGACCCATTCATAGTTTGAATTCAATGCTCTCTTCCGGTACTTCAATACTACTTGCTACTTTTACTGGCGCCCCGGTTTCCACAACACATGTGGTTGTAGGTGGTATTATGGGGGTTGGTTCAGCAGACGAATATCGGATGGTAAACTGGAATATCGGTAAAGAAATTGTTACAGCATGGTTTATTACGATTCCATGTTCAGCAATAGCTGCTGCGATTGTCTACTTTTTAATGAATGGGAGGATTTTTTAA
- a CDS encoding helix-turn-helix domain-containing protein, with translation MFDNSLGSEIMRLRKEKNLTQKELAEEICTQATISMIEKGAIKPGLDILYLISLKLDKPISYFANIMLNEDYPLINSIVQELESLTISHNYQLIYSIIKRELSFKPKDKWYEIFLHWHYFLSAYYLNFISIDIAIERLTNLLNNEHNSILKKDFLYDRICNSIAILYSTNKNYEKALSFYNKINLNINDTMSPRLNHQVYKLRIIYNKAKTLYDMNSLEESKKQIELGIKCSINLENMSFLGSFYYYLGLIQEKLNDKSEDISHSFNKAYFFFNILDRKMYKEIMEKEHRVFLNFD, from the coding sequence ATGTTTGATAATTCATTAGGTTCAGAAATAATGCGATTGCGTAAAGAGAAAAATTTAACACAAAAAGAACTAGCAGAAGAAATTTGTACACAAGCCACTATAAGTATGATTGAAAAAGGAGCTATTAAACCTGGACTTGATATTTTGTATTTAATTTCTTTAAAATTAGATAAACCCATTTCATATTTTGCTAATATTATGTTAAATGAAGACTATCCTTTAATTAATTCAATTGTTCAAGAGTTAGAGTCATTGACTATCTCTCATAACTATCAATTAATCTACTCCATTATTAAACGAGAGCTATCATTTAAACCAAAAGATAAATGGTATGAAATATTTTTGCATTGGCATTATTTTTTAAGTGCATATTACTTGAATTTCATATCTATTGACATTGCTATTGAACGATTAACAAATTTATTAAATAATGAGCATAATTCTATTTTAAAAAAAGATTTTCTATACGATCGTATATGCAATTCAATTGCTATTTTATATTCCACTAACAAAAACTATGAAAAAGCACTTTCCTTCTATAACAAAATTAATTTAAATATTAATGATACAATGTCGCCTCGTTTAAACCATCAAGTATACAAACTTCGAATAATATACAATAAAGCTAAGACTCTATATGATATGAATTCTTTAGAAGAGTCAAAAAAACAAATAGAATTAGGAATTAAATGTTCTATTAATCTGGAAAACATGTCTTTTTTAGGTAGTTTTTATTATTACTTAGGCCTTATACAAGAAAAACTAAATGATAAAAGTGAGGATATATCGCATTCATTTAATAAGGCTTATTTTTTCTTCAACATATTAGATAGAAAAATGTATAAGGAAATAATGGAAAAAGAACACCGCGTATTTCTAAATTTCGATTAG
- a CDS encoding MFS transporter, translating into MNKQMKKMYFYIFWASLFFERTLWMIFLSNKGYSLIEIGLLQGILNVIMGIFEIPSGIISDKIGRKKSIILGHIFIILYILTFFAYEYYAIVLIGFVLYGIGVSLISGSDQSLVYEGISSDDKEGAYTKFIGKYNAIAIIAIAISALLSGTMYKINELLIFSVTIAAQFIALILIMTVKEIKSSQEKDEENKFSDILKEIKIFVATRKEYKLLIMVIALMQGLVSILYQYGAIMLKDVGFGVQTISISIFILSVVSALASFKIEYLIGKIGKYRIIFLTLLISEILYLAMSIHVALTILAIFMITNILFEIWDTSLNIELHETATNKIRTSLLSICNALTGLLMAAFSIIIGVLNKVVELNMVFMILASSVTIISIFLYLKYLKTIKKV; encoded by the coding sequence ATGAATAAGCAAATGAAAAAAATGTACTTTTATATTTTTTGGGCAAGTTTATTTTTTGAACGAACATTATGGATGATATTTTTATCCAATAAAGGGTACTCACTTATTGAGATTGGATTACTACAAGGAATATTAAACGTAATAATGGGAATATTTGAGATTCCATCAGGTATTATTTCTGATAAAATTGGGAGAAAAAAATCGATTATACTAGGACACATATTTATCATTTTATACATATTAACTTTTTTTGCATATGAATATTATGCGATTGTATTAATTGGATTTGTATTATATGGAATAGGGGTTTCATTGATATCTGGATCAGATCAGTCTCTTGTATATGAGGGGATTTCATCAGATGATAAAGAGGGAGCATATACTAAGTTTATTGGTAAATATAATGCAATTGCAATCATTGCTATCGCAATTAGTGCATTGTTATCAGGAACTATGTATAAAATAAATGAATTATTAATATTTAGCGTAACAATTGCTGCTCAATTTATTGCATTAATACTAATTATGACGGTAAAAGAAATTAAATCTTCACAAGAAAAGGATGAAGAAAATAAGTTTAGTGACATTTTAAAAGAAATAAAAATATTTGTTGCTACTAGGAAAGAGTATAAACTATTAATTATGGTCATTGCTTTAATGCAAGGGTTAGTATCTATTTTGTATCAATATGGTGCTATTATGTTAAAAGACGTAGGATTTGGGGTACAAACTATTTCTATTTCAATTTTTATTCTGTCTGTCGTAAGTGCCTTAGCATCATTTAAAATTGAATATTTAATTGGGAAAATTGGTAAGTATCGTATTATATTTTTAACTCTATTAATCTCGGAGATTTTGTATTTAGCAATGAGTATTCATGTAGCGCTTACCATCTTGGCTATATTCATGATTACCAATATTTTATTTGAAATTTGGGATACAAGTTTAAATATAGAATTACATGAAACTGCTACAAATAAAATACGGACATCATTACTATCTATTTGTAATGCTTTAACAGGTCTTTTAATGGCAGCCTTTTCTATAATTATTGGTGTTTTAAATAAAGTAGTGGAATTGAATATGGTGTTTATGATTCTTGCAAGTAGTGTCACAATTATTTCTATTTTCTTGTATTTAAAATATTTAAAAACAATAAAAAAAGTTTAA
- a CDS encoding DUF47 domain-containing protein: protein MSAHNFLDRIFPKKYDFYSMLLNQSKTNYQIIDTLDSWIKDKGESASQDLLHKKKEADHIRFQLEHDLVEAFATPFDRQDLYSISVAMNKISDCTISIFKTIKALNIEADATIIGMTSLLSQGALELSDAILILEKKPEECQSKIEKIRIAQQSMEDIYISGLAELFTNNDSIIILKYKEVYDVLKEAAILLGDTVDIYHRICVRMI, encoded by the coding sequence ATGAGTGCTCACAATTTTTTAGATAGAATATTCCCTAAAAAGTATGATTTCTATTCCATGCTTTTGAATCAGAGCAAAACAAATTATCAAATTATTGATACTTTAGACAGCTGGATTAAGGACAAAGGTGAATCTGCTTCTCAAGATTTACTTCATAAGAAAAAAGAAGCTGATCACATTCGATTTCAGCTTGAGCATGATCTTGTAGAGGCATTTGCAACGCCCTTTGACAGACAAGATCTTTACTCCATCTCAGTTGCGATGAATAAAATAAGTGACTGCACCATCTCTATCTTTAAAACCATAAAGGCTTTAAACATCGAAGCGGATGCTACAATCATAGGAATGACAAGTTTACTAAGCCAAGGCGCCTTAGAACTTAGTGACGCGATTTTAATTTTGGAGAAAAAACCTGAAGAATGCCAAAGTAAAATTGAAAAAATCAGAATAGCCCAACAATCAATGGAAGATATCTATATTTCTGGACTAGCCGAACTCTTTACAAACAATGATTCAATTATCATCTTAAAATATAAAGAAGTATATGATGTTTTAAAAGAAGCAGCGATATTATTGGGAGATACGGTGGATATCTATCATAGGATTTGTGTTAGGATGATATAA